From the genome of Kaistella daneshvariae, one region includes:
- a CDS encoding GLPGLI family protein → MVKKALYFLFLSFSILLNAQNHRIFYEYSFKMDSLHRENVVQELMVLDITKDGSNYYSQEKFVYDSLVNEQFSRARATQSNNINLSNIPRKSKITFSVTKKYPGFEADFHTSINGDNFVIKESEKQNWKISPETSDIGGMKAQKATTDFGGRRWVAWFTNEIQFQDGPYKFNGLPGLILNIEDEKGDHVFKFVELKKMPQKVVIFPETKEDELLITKEKFKQLWREYVKDPAKKIRQMLADSEAQIKVTNQNGKELSNSEIIRSREQRAKEALKKTNNFLELSLYQ, encoded by the coding sequence ATGGTCAAAAAAGCCCTGTATTTTTTATTTCTAAGTTTTTCAATTTTACTGAATGCGCAAAACCACAGAATTTTCTACGAATATTCCTTCAAAATGGATTCTTTACACCGGGAAAATGTCGTGCAAGAATTGATGGTTTTAGATATTACCAAAGATGGTTCAAACTATTACAGCCAGGAAAAATTTGTTTATGATTCACTAGTGAACGAACAGTTTTCGCGTGCAAGAGCGACGCAGTCTAACAATATCAATCTTTCAAATATTCCGCGCAAATCGAAAATTACCTTTTCCGTGACAAAAAAATATCCCGGTTTTGAAGCAGATTTTCATACCAGCATTAATGGTGATAATTTCGTGATAAAAGAATCCGAAAAGCAAAATTGGAAGATTTCACCGGAGACCTCCGACATTGGTGGAATGAAAGCGCAAAAAGCAACAACAGATTTTGGTGGTAGAAGATGGGTAGCATGGTTTACGAATGAAATTCAGTTTCAGGATGGTCCTTATAAATTTAATGGTTTGCCCGGTCTTATTTTAAATATCGAAGATGAAAAAGGCGACCACGTTTTCAAATTTGTAGAATTAAAAAAAATGCCTCAGAAGGTGGTAATTTTTCCCGAAACGAAAGAAGATGAACTTCTTATTACGAAAGAAAAATTTAAGCAACTTTGGAGAGAATATGTAAAAGATCCGGCTAAAAAGATCCGGCAAATGCTTGCCGATAGTGAAGCGCAGATTAAAGTTACTAATCAGAACGGCAAAGAACTTTCTAATAGCGAAATAATACGCTCGCGCGAACAGCGTGCTAAAGAAGCTTTAAAGAAAACAAATAACTTTTTGGAGCTTAGTTTATATCAATAA
- a CDS encoding nucleotide exchange factor GrpE, giving the protein MSENKDMQDENLDMNENLNEKNQAEKPENSEATPSNEDLLAQEKDRYIRLFAEFENYKKRTSREKMDFFQYANQDLMTSMLDVLDDFERALKEIQKNGNEADLKGVELIYSKLKNKLEDKGLKAIEVQPGDDFNVDIHEAITQIPAPYEELKGKVVDVIETGYQLADRVIRFAKVVTGN; this is encoded by the coding sequence ATGTCAGAAAATAAAGATATGCAGGACGAAAATTTAGATATGAATGAAAATCTAAATGAAAAAAATCAGGCCGAAAAGCCGGAAAATTCTGAAGCTACGCCTTCTAATGAAGACCTTTTGGCACAGGAAAAAGACCGTTATATCCGACTTTTTGCTGAATTTGAAAATTATAAGAAAAGAACGTCCAGAGAAAAAATGGACTTTTTCCAATACGCAAATCAGGATTTGATGACTTCAATGCTTGATGTTCTTGATGACTTCGAAAGAGCACTGAAAGAAATCCAGAAAAATGGCAACGAAGCTGATTTAAAAGGTGTTGAACTTATCTACAGCAAACTTAAAAATAAACTGGAAGACAAAGGTTTAAAAGCAATCGAAGTTCAGCCAGGCGACGATTTTAATGTGGATATTCATGAGGCGATTACGCAAATTCCCGCACCTTACGAAGAATTGAAAGGGAAAGTGGTAGACGTCATCGAAACAGGTTATCAGCTTGCGGACCGCGTCATCAGATTTGCAAAAGTAGTAACGGGAAACTAA
- the dnaJ gene encoding molecular chaperone DnaJ → MSKRDYYEVLEIAKSASADEIKKAYRKMALKYHPDKNPGDKSAEEKFKEAAEAYEVLSDGNKKARYDQYGHAGLGGNGGFGGGGFGGGMNMEDIFSQFGDIFGGHFGGGGQQRQQSRGSNLRVRIKLNLEEMVNGTQKTIKVKKMKLAAGATSKTCPTCNGSGVQVKVMNTMFGQMQTQTHCSTCQGIGKVADKIPAGANAQGLIKEDEEVTINIPAGAREGIQLNVRGKGNDAPFGGTPGDLLVVVEEEVDNSIKREGDNLHQELYVSFAEAALGTHKEIPTVGGKVKIKVDAGTQSGKILRLSGKGLPSIDSYGKGDMFVHINVWTPQNLSKEQREFFEKQLANGEMMAEPSGKEKTFFDKVRDLFD, encoded by the coding sequence ATGTCAAAAAGAGACTATTACGAAGTTTTAGAAATCGCTAAAAGCGCTTCAGCAGACGAAATAAAAAAAGCCTACCGAAAAATGGCTTTAAAATATCACCCGGACAAAAATCCAGGTGATAAAAGTGCGGAAGAAAAATTTAAAGAAGCTGCAGAAGCTTATGAAGTGCTGAGCGACGGCAATAAAAAAGCGCGCTACGACCAATATGGTCACGCCGGTTTAGGTGGAAACGGCGGATTTGGCGGCGGTGGTTTCGGCGGCGGTATGAACATGGAAGATATTTTCTCGCAATTCGGGGATATTTTCGGTGGTCATTTTGGCGGCGGTGGTCAGCAAAGACAGCAGTCGCGGGGAAGTAACCTGCGCGTCCGCATCAAGCTGAACCTGGAAGAAATGGTGAATGGTACCCAAAAAACCATTAAAGTAAAAAAAATGAAGTTGGCTGCGGGCGCAACTTCCAAAACCTGCCCGACCTGTAATGGTTCCGGTGTGCAGGTAAAAGTCATGAACACCATGTTCGGACAAATGCAGACGCAAACGCACTGTTCAACCTGTCAGGGAATCGGGAAAGTTGCCGATAAAATTCCGGCAGGTGCCAATGCGCAAGGTTTAATTAAAGAAGACGAAGAAGTTACCATCAATATTCCGGCGGGCGCACGTGAAGGCATTCAGCTGAACGTTCGCGGAAAAGGAAACGATGCGCCATTTGGCGGAACACCCGGCGATTTGCTGGTTGTTGTAGAAGAAGAAGTTGACAATTCAATCAAGCGCGAAGGCGACAATCTTCACCAGGAATTATACGTTTCTTTTGCAGAAGCAGCTTTGGGAACGCACAAAGAAATTCCGACGGTGGGCGGAAAAGTAAAAATTAAAGTAGATGCGGGAACACAATCCGGGAAAATACTGAGATTATCCGGCAAAGGTTTACCAAGCATCGACAGTTACGGCAAAGGTGATATGTTTGTTCACATCAATGTCTGGACGCCGCAAAATCTTTCCAAAGAGCAGCGCGAGTTTTTCGAAAAGCAGCTGGCGAATGGTGAAATGATGGCGGAACCATCCGGCAAGGAAAAAACATTTTTCGATAAAGTGAGAGATTTATTCGATTAA